The window GTTCGATTTCAATTTCATAGTCTTTCATGTACGGCTTGGCATCCACATCGGGATTGTAGCGGTACACTTGAAAACGTACTTTTTCCATATGCTGTGTTCCTTGCGCGGCGCGTTTCGCCGTGTGTGAAACGCGCCGTTGTATTTTTTAGTAAACGCGCTTGGCAGGCTCAATATAATCCACTGTCAAAGGCTTGGTATGCACGGGCTTATAAGCCAAACGGTTGTCTGCCGAATAAAACAGGGTGTGTTTCATCCAGTTTTCATCGTCGCGCTCGGGGTGGTCGTCCGATGCGTGCGCACCGCGTGATTCCTTACGCGCTTCGGCGGAAATCAGGGTGGCTTTGGCGACTTCCATCAGGTTGTCCAGCTCCAAGGCTTCAATACGCGCAGTGTTCCACACTTGGCTCTTGTCCTGAATTTCGGTATTTTTGGCGCGTTCGTACAATGCCAAAACTTTGTCCACGCCTTCTTTCAGAATCTTATCGGTACGGAACACGCCTGCGTGCAGCTGTACGGTGCGTTGCAATTCGTTACGCAGGGCATCAACGTTTTCGCCACCACTTTGGTTATTCAAGCGGTCAAGACGGGCTTTGGTAAATTCGCCTGCGTTTTCAGGCAGCTTTTTCCAATCGCTTTGTTCGTTGATAAAGGCAATCATGCTGTCGCCTGCGGATTTGCCGAATACCACCAAGTCCAACAATGAGTTCGTACCCAAGCGGTTGGCACCGTGTACGGACGCGCAAGCGCATTCGCCAGCAGCATACAAGCCTTTTACCACTACTTCGGGATTATCGCCTTCAGGCACAACCACTTCGCCCAAATAGTTGGTGGGAATACCGCCCATCATATAGTGGGTGGTCGGCACAACGGGAATCGGGTCTTTAATCGGGTCAATGCCAGCAAACTGAATGGAAATCTCGCGGATACCCGGCAGTTTAGATTTGATTTTTTCTGCGCCGATGTGGTCAATTTTCAGCAAAACGTGGTCTTTTTTCGGACCGCAGCCGCGACCTTCGTAAATTTCCATCGCCATAGCGCGAGAAACCACATCGCGTGAGGCCAAATCTTTTACGGTAGGGGCATAGCGTTCCATAAAACGCTCTCCATCAGCATTCAGCAAAATGCCGCCTTCGCCGCGCACGCCTTCGGTAATCAACACGCCCGCACCTGCCACGCCTGTGGGGTGAAATTGCCAAAATTCCATGTCTTCCAAGGGGATACCTGCACGGGCGCAAATACCCAAGCCGTCGCCAGTGTTCATAAAGGCATTGGTGGAAGAAGCGTAAATACGTCCTGCGCCGCCTGTGGCAAACAATACGGCTTTGGCGTGGAAAATGTACACGTCGCCGCTTTCCATTTCCATTACGGTTACGCCGACCACATCGCCGTTTTCGTCACGAA is drawn from Conchiformibius steedae and contains these coding sequences:
- the sdhA gene encoding succinate dehydrogenase flavoprotein subunit encodes the protein MTFPIRKFDAVIVGGGGAGLRAALQLSQAGLNTAVLSKVFPTRSHTVAAQGGISASLGNVQEDRWDWHMYDTVKGSDWLGDQDAIEFMCRRAPEAVIELEHMGMPFDRVESGKIYQRPFGGHTAEHGKRAVERACAVADRTGHAMLHTLYQQNVRANTQFFVEWTALDLIRDENGDVVGVTVMEMESGDVYIFHAKAVLFATGGAGRIYASSTNAFMNTGDGLGICARAGIPLEDMEFWQFHPTGVAGAGVLITEGVRGEGGILLNADGERFMERYAPTVKDLASRDVVSRAMAMEIYEGRGCGPKKDHVLLKIDHIGAEKIKSKLPGIREISIQFAGIDPIKDPIPVVPTTHYMMGGIPTNYLGEVVVPEGDNPEVVVKGLYAAGECACASVHGANRLGTNSLLDLVVFGKSAGDSMIAFINEQSDWKKLPENAGEFTKARLDRLNNQSGGENVDALRNELQRTVQLHAGVFRTDKILKEGVDKVLALYERAKNTEIQDKSQVWNTARIEALELDNLMEVAKATLISAEARKESRGAHASDDHPERDDENWMKHTLFYSADNRLAYKPVHTKPLTVDYIEPAKRVY